AGAATTATGTACAGTTAGCTCATTAGATATTCCTGAtgagttaataattattaatgttggCGGAAAGTGTAATTATGAATCTGGAGAGACCATAGGATTTGAATGTAAACAAGGATATTCATTGGTTGGTTCATCTTCTAGCACATGCGCAAATGGAACAGTTATATTACCTGTATGTTACGGTAGGTGGACATTTTCTATTGTCTTCTTTATCAATCAGGCATAAttacaatgttattattataaatacataatctagaataatattattaggcctcctgcacaataatattgtttttaaacagagtttattaatgaaatttatatatgtttaatagagtattttttattcataaatcaattttaattgGTTCATAATTTTTTAGCCAATTGTGAAAGAAACATGATTGAAGGTGTAATTGAAAATGGAAGTTTCCTGCATAATACCGTTGTTGGGTTTTCTTGTGAAAATAGTGGTTTTGATCTAATTCCAAGAACGCCTTCAGAAGTAACCTGCTTTAATGGCGGGTTTACTGAAGGCATCCCAAGAGGCTGTGAAGGTAAGACAGTCATTTGGGCCTAAACAATAAAGGCGTAATTACAGTACAATGTAAGGAAAAGAGTTCTATACCCACACCCATAGAAGCAGTACATGCACCTGTAACTAGCGTCACTAGATAGATACTAACTGACTCTCGTAAGTCATCAAATAGAAACGAGTCTAGCTGTGTTACACACgtttaatattgttatattcaTTGTCAGTAGAATCATATCTAAAgacatgaaataaatgttgatgaagaaatacatttttcagatattgatgaatgCACACGTGGTACAGATGAATGTGATTCCATTGCAAATTGTGAAAACACCGAAGGTGCATACAACTGCTTATGTCCCAGTGGATACACATTGGATGCATTTGATTGCAATGGTAACTGAAATCATTATAATTAAACTATAGCCCGGATGGAAGATTTATATTATCCGAAAGCTTGGCAATTTCGTTCTGACTTCTACTTTATCGTTTTATCGCTAAAAATACATATCTAAACTGGCACACTAAATAAATATGATGTTTTGTTGTGTTTAAAGATATAAATGAATGCTTAATAAATCCATGTGCTGATGTCGGATCCAATTGCACGAACATTGACGGAGGTTATACTTGCACGTGTGTGGACGGTTTTTATGGTGACGGCTACACATGCAAAGGTTGGTATAAAATGTCATTCTATAATTTTCAAGTAAGACTACACTAATTAAACATTTGGAAACATCATTTATAACATAATGTGCGCAGTagttattttcaattcaataataaatttgTCTGGAATTATTTACAAGGTCAGTGATATGTCAGTCCTGTATGACACGGACAATTATGTGACTCACAATTCAACCTACTATACTCTTAAAACATCCGGTGATGCAGATTTGACGCACATACTGTCATATAATTGCGATGGCGCTATGcatgattgaaatatataatgACGTAATACATAACGGTAAATACGTGTGTAAACATCGTGCATTGCAAATACTGGTAGACCCGAATAATTATGTTTTGCTGTTGTAACAGGCCATTTGTTGTAAATACAATTTGAATGTATTTTAACGGATTGTCGTTACTTTGTACTTGTCGTACGCGAGAACACTGGACGACATAacgtaattaataaaaaatgctgTATTTGTACCGAGCATATTgcttttgatttaaaaattggtactgtattaattttacCCTTAAATACACAACTACAATAAAAGAAGGTCATTGGAAGTTTCGAACAGCATTAAATATAGATCAAGATTAAAAAAGATGGTTTACATTATATTGTGTGATCCTCCATTTGTTGCATTTGTATTTCATTTGAGGTTTTACGCCTCCTAGATTTTGATTATGAGAATAGTAGGGTTTTTCGTAACTgtatattacacaaaataatttctttaaatcTCGTTATTTTCAGCTGATTTCTTCTTTCAATGGGGACCTGAAAATGGGGATATCAACCTCAGATCTGTGGCAACTAATATTCTAACAGAAATTATCTCGCCAATAATACAGATACCTAACGGGTTTCCATACTTCGGAGAATTCTTCTATAACCTTTATGTAAGCAAgtacattatttgattttaattacTGTAGATTTCAATCGCCATGTTAAGACAGTACTATTCAGTAAGGCTTATGAGTCCTCAATACTAAGTGTGAGATCACACGTTTCTGTGTGTTGCCTCAATATTTGAAACCACAGTATCCAGTATGATACCACACTATAAGTATATTAACTCATTATTCAGTGTTAGATCTCAGTATCCAGCGTGAGGCCACATTACAGTGTGTTAACTCAGTATTTTAAGTGTAAACCAACACTATCCCGTAAGGCTTATGAGTCCTCAATTTTAAGTGTGAGATCATTACAGTGTGTTAACTCAGTATTCTGTGTTAGTCCATAGTATTAAATGTGAAGCCACATTGTTCAGTGTGTTAGTTTGTTAACTTAAGCTAACTTAAGTACTACTATTATTATCTATGTAATTGTATCAAATATAGTTAACTGAGAATGGTGTGATCGTTTTGACAAGAGACAATGAGGAGCAATATGGATTTGCTAATGCTCCTGATGGCGGCTTTAATGAGggttatgaaaataaaataatttgtccATTCTGGGCGGATTCAGATTTGTCAGATGACCAAGTGGGTAATGTCTACTATCAGGTATGTATTCGGCAACATTCCTTCACATTTTAGAGACAGTTTagatttgaattaaattttaaaattacattgaaTTGCTTTCTTGATAAACTTAATCTAAAACCAGAAACATGTGAAATGAATGGCAACAACAAACTAGTTAATCCTATACTTATATTTCCTTTACAGGTTTATGATACTGAAAATTCAGATATGCTAAGATCAGCATCAAATCGCACCAGATCATTTATAAACGACGACAGTCTCTTGACAGATTTTGAAGCTAAATGGTTGTTATTGGTCACTTGGGATCACGTGCCGCAATTTCCCGTAGAAAGCAATATAGACAATGTAAGGTGATGAGACGATTGGAACTTGTGGCTGTTATTCACTATTCATACTACCTTACCGCTTCAAacaatttcataatattttagATACCTTAATCATTAACTGCATATTGAGGCGAAATATCTTTGGATGATACGATTCTTCACATCGTGATTGTCAAATTCATTAAATGCGTCACAAGCTTTTATGATTGGTGAATATGGTCACATATTTATAATGAGGTTCCTTTAATTTACTACCATAAATTAATACCAGAAGTATCATACGCTTTCTTTTAAAGCGAATAAGTCTATATGGCTACAGTAACAACGATTATAACGGATTCAAATGTAAGTTTTATGCCTACAAAGCTCATTATAACTCTTGGTCTCGTTCAATCAGAAGATGAAAATAGAATAATCAGAAAATAATGGTGCATAGACGTAGTATAACTCAAACAATTTACCAACATAAAGGGCCGTTGGAGAAAATTCAGCTTTTACGCCATTTACCGTAGGCCTAATCTTCATTTCAGACGGCAACATTTCAAGCTGCACTTATGACAGATGGCATTTACAGTTTTGTCATTTTCAACTACGAAATTGGTGGAATGCAATGGAATCCAAGAATTCTTTCTGAAAAGAATCTGGTAATCGGTTATGGTGTTGGCAAAAGCGGAGAAATGAACAACGTCCAGCTAAATTCAAATTTCTTTCCCACTGAAGATTCTAGGTATTACCCTGATATAATCGGTAACACAGGCCTAGAAGGTCAATGGTTCTACAGGCTAGAGGATAACAATGACCTCACTATTAACTACCGACAGTACTGCACAGATTGGCGAAAGAGTGAATATGAAGATTTGAACCGTATACAAAcgtgtccctgtagtatatttcAGGCGTTTTTTGACTTTAGATATGGCTTTTCACAACGTGGATTGCCTGGAAGATTGGAAGCTGCAAACAATGTAGGAGGTCAGACGTTTTCAGACGATCTTATCAATGATATTGAGAATGCCGTTGGTATGTGTACCTAGTTTAGAGTTATCTAAATATTACATTGATTTCAGAAAACCATCCAACATGAATGTTTACGTACGATGgacattacagtataataataataataatagtttcgATGCGGTATGAGGCGGCGTCCGTGTAAGATATTCGTGTTTGGTAGGGAAAATTTACAagtttaatttttgtttgttatattaGGTACACCATTTTGCTTTCAACCAAGATTTGCCTGGTTTGGTAGTACTGTCCGATGTTGTTATCGCAATGATGGGTCGCTTATTGAAGGCTACGGAACTGATGTATTTGCTAGTAGCTTTGTACAAAAATACCAATATATCGAGGGTTTTTTCTTTGACTCTACGGCCTATTATAATTGGTTTTGTAAGTTGTtagtgtatattttatataaaagaaaacatttttgtaattttaacacAAATGTTCAAATTTGCTGGTAATTAGTCAATTGATGTAACAAcctttaaattgtatttcaGATTCAGATTTGATTCCGCGATATACCTGCTGTGAGAAATCAAATGATCCATATTATTGTGATCTTTATACAGAAGTCAGGCCAAAAGCCACATGTACTAACTATCGGCCGCCATTTTTCGgtatgtatacagtactatattattagATAACATTAACCGTTATAAAACACGGCAACAATGTTAATGTATGTCTTTAGAATATTGGACGAAAAGAAGGCTACCTGGCAGTCTCGATCGGGGCAAATGACCGAATTATTATACCTTCatgaatacagtatttatagttcaTTAGTATAggaatagatagatagatatataaTTGAAACATATTTGTATAAACATGAAATAAAACGGCCCACATTGttacaacaaaataaacaaacctcTTATAATGTGCATGCACTGTTAGGCTGTTGTCTGCGTCTACTTTGAAAAAgaatcaaataattaaaatgaactAACCACAAAGTGTAAAATTTTAGGATGGATGTTTGGAGATCCCCACATGCGTACGTTGGATGAGTTTGAGTATACTTTCAATGGACTTGGTGAGTTTATTTTAGCGACGATCGATGACGATTTCTTTGTGTTGCAAGGCAGAATGGAGATTCCAAAAAGCGATGATGAATCTGTACAGGCAACAGCATTTACCGCTTTTGCAGCTCAGGAAAATGGCACTTCAAAGGTAACTCACAAGTGTTTTAACTTATTCAGCTTTCATTAAAACTGGTTTTGATCAAAACGTTCTGTTGTCAACGATCAATATAGGTTGATCATACATAAAATGATATAGGGTAGGGCCAATATTGATTCTACTATTATCTTTCTATTTGGTtacattttcccaaaaattCCAAATCATTCAGCACTTGAATCTGTTGCTTCTTGTCCcgaagtttatttattttctgaTTCCTACTAAGTTTAAACGTGGTATTCATTATATGTTTCTCGTTAGTCAGTTAGTATATATGTTGGTGGTGGGTTCTCAATTTTGGATATTTGATATTGAATATATGTTTTTGTCAAAAATCGTCTGTAAATGGGAACTTTGCAAAAATGTTTCATAATTATCAATGCTTAGTTTTAATCTGTTCTTGCATCATCTTTTATTGAgtataaaacatacaaataagTTGTGTCTTCCTATAGTCTTATGTCATTATGTCCTCCTACACTATTCTCTCTTTTAAActtcttattatatttttttattatattaaaggtTCAAATGACACTGAACGATAATGCAACAGATTTTGACATACTGATTAACGGAagtttttatttgaataaaaccATACTGAATTCTGGTAAAGTACTGTTtgaattattttcattgttgCCTATAAGTTTACCTTAAGACTTAATCCACAATCCAACCTGGATCAGCATTGttgaaaattgatattttaggaTATTTTAGGTTGTTTTTGTGGAAGATGCTATTGTTTATTTCCTGGTGAAGTTTGTTCTTATTGTGTTTGTATATGGATGTACAGTACTATCTgaaataaaggaaatgaataCATGAAGCAACTTTGTTCTTTGTCAAACAAACGCTTTAAAGTTACGCGTTGCAGTCTTTTTTATTTGGGTGTTTAATCAAAGAAcatataacacaagaatctcctgttcgtccgaagcgcgtaacaatttcgaaaggcattgtgggatagaataaaGCTATGGGTGgagccattgtgagccatggagtagggcgcccgcatcaaattagaaagtcaaaatcatagaggggatctgctaatgttCTAGGGGgaatagagtaattgactgaggagtagggcgcccgcatcaaattagaaagtcaaaatcatagaggggttctgctaatactctaggcgggggggggggggggggggtagagtaattgacttcctagtttggagggggcgctgctccatgctgtgaaatggcgttgcccagtttgaccttttaaccctgtacttccgatactgtgttttgaatgcaaattgaagaacaggagattcttgtgttataattTCTTTGGTTTTAATGTAGACACACTGTTACATActagaaatattaaattaatttaaaaaaaggttatttttaataataggtGCATATATGCCACCAAACGATCCGGAAATAATCATAAGCCTCCCAAACACTAATTCTACTGGATACCGTGTTCAGGTGACCTGGAGTTCTGGACTTTCTATATCTGTTGGTCTAACATCATCTGTCTTGGATGTAGTGCTCTCAGTACCTGAGGAATATAAGGGGAAAACCAAAGGATTATATGGTAGGTAGAATTTACACACtgtttttgatatatttttattgtttgttttcttaCTTTACATGAAGTAAACctatttgatgttttttttgccCGAACGTCTGTGGTAAACACTAATAATTCAAGAGattaattatgttattactGTTAAACAGTTACAAGATATTTTCCGAATATAACTGAACATGACtatctaaatatttattttgaactAAACAATGCCGATGGAATTCGAAACCAGGGCTTCAGGTTCACAACCTGAAATCATACCACCATTTTCATACATAACTGTTCATCCATAAAGTCATGCACATTTGTGTTTATGCCTAATACGTTCgaagaaaaataatatagcCAGAAAACATTCATAGTTACGTCAATTGCAGATATTATTTCTATAACAGTTTAAGCAAAAAAACaggtataaatattttttctttaaggTGTTTGGAACGATGATATAAGTGATGACCTTACGTTTCCAAATGGATCTATACTGGAAATACCTAACAACAGTTCGTTGGCAGAAATTTCTGCTTATGAGTTTGGTCTCACATGTAAGTAGCAAAATAATAGAGTTCTCGTattgaaattataattaatttctaGAAATTGTATCAATAACATgacaatgtttttaatttgtgtacgttgcgtctacgtcacTGTGTTGCGTCTTTTTTCGAAACGCTTAAAGATGTTTTGTCCTGTCCTCCtgacaatttgttttgtttaatatgcaattttaatgttaaaatattacaaaatatacttaccttaaaaaattgcaatttaaaTCAAAggaatagtcaaattggctgccaacaAATTGGTTTTTAATTGAACCTATtctgtcattttataagtgaaaacttttttttaacttgttttcTAAGTAATAATTGATTACTATATTAAAGATGAGAAATTAACTATTATTCAGTCTTATTTTATTAAGCTACATTTTATATGCCTTTAGgtgaaaatacatctttaaattaccAGTACACAAAAGTGTATaccaaattatttaaacaattctatttttcaaaaaaactgcCGCATGATATAAATAGAACGgttataggcctaagtataaTTCTTATCTTTGTCCTGTTGTATTTTCAGGGAGAACAACAAACGAATCAACGTTGTTTGAATACACTGCTGATGAATCATGGGAAACGATCAATAACCGAACATTCAAGCCACTCTTTCTTGATGAGCTGATAGAAAAATACCAAAACACGACAATATATACAGAAGCGTTGGCAGCGTGTGGTGATAATAGGGAGTGTCTATTTGATTCGCTAGTAACACGTGACCTTTCGTTTGGACTTAATACATTAGAAACCAGCGACAAAAACAACGAGGATGCTGGAGAATTaggtaaattaaaattaaacaaccTTTATCAATAGAAGAGTGAACATCTTCATTGCTTTGCCGTGTAACAACTCGTTACCAATGTATTGGTAGACCTGTATTGATGATTTAGTATACAGATAGTAGCAGGGTTGATACACTAACAATGTGATGATTCTTTACCCCGTAATCAGAagtgatatatatttatatatatatatatatatatataaccatatcaggcaaagaacattaattctaaaccgcccggtgatatactgaaatttaattaattaatttgaaacgataaagatgaggaaatctgtgagaatgagaaaaagtcgctccaaccgagactcgaactcggaccgcctgcttgatatgcagatgtcctaaccattagaccactggggcttttatggtattgttcaaactcgattggatagcgactctttaacattctcggagtggtacggcggaacagcactagtcctcagttgtacgcacgcgcaccagagatcaaattgatacgccctcatctttcaatatttttattcacgaggcgggatctccgaagatcGACAccatatatatatttcaatattaattgagGCCACAGCAAACTTTCTACCAAACATAGCCGAATTTATAGCAATTACCCCATTCAGTTCTGTAGTTAAGTTCAGATTGGTAATCATAAGTGAAAAGTTATACCTGAAAATCTCAGGAAATAAGTCTTTATTTCGACATTAATTCACAGCAAACTTTCCACCAAACATAACAGAAGTTGTAGCAATTAACCCATCCAGCGCTGTAGTTAACTCAAACCAGCTTCATGCTACAGTAGGTACATCACATATCATTCGAATCAATGCATTTGATCCAAACGGAGATGATATCCAATATGGATTACAGGATACAGTTCCAGGAGCTGGTGTCGATCAAggtaatgaaaatataattctaAATAAAAGTCTAATTTAAACTGTTCTTTATAATCATAATAGGCCTACGCTAGGTACCAAAAGTTCTTCATTAACCTCAAGTAACGCGCTTAGTTGACGTGGAATGTTAGTGAGACACGCAATGACCGCATGGTACCGTCAAGGCGTTTATCGAAAATTTACCTCAGGTGTGATGGGTTTGCATTGAGATTATGTTTGATATGTTCTTTTGATTTAGATGGAATTTTTACATGGATACCTGAGAACACAAATGCCGTCACTCTCACTTTCATTGTTACTGACAGCAAAGGTTCTGTAGCCGCCTTTCCAATCGAAGTTATCCTGTGTGAATGTCTTAATGATGGTGTTTGTGATTTTGAAAGGCTTGTTGATGGTTCGGACATTCTCAATAATCAATATGCCGTAAGTTCGTTGCTACTTTGGCCGTATTTTGAATTAATATCAGCAAAAAGacaaatattttggcacatatatCATTTCAATacttcaaaaatcacaaatacataatattatacctgtatataatattttcgAAACAAAAAATGGAAATGCCGACAATTCATAACaagaaagataataattataatactgacTTTGTTAGAGAAGTCTAGTTTGTTGTCTGTGTGCAAAAAATGAGGTTTGTGTGCAATAACCATTACTGGTCGAAACTCTATACATTTTAGAAGTTCGGGTTCATGGTAGAAGAGGGTTATTAACCACAATCAAGTACCACTACTTACcaaatacttattttaaatgttgaagCATTCGTTGTCTTTTCGAAAAATTAATGTAATGTAGGCCaaacaatattacatttaaatcatATATACAGGTTGCTGAGTGTGACTGTCTACCGGCTTGGTCTGGTACGAATTGCAGTGAAGACTTTGATGCTTGCTCAGGTGAACCATGTTACCCTGGTGTCGTCTGCACCGACGAAGAAGCACCTTCAGCAAATGGCACATGTGGTGACTGCCCGGATGGTTTGATTGGAACTGGTTTTAAGTGTTTTGGTAActtaaatgaatattaaatgtCTTCAAAGTACATGCATTCCAAAAAAGTCTGAATTATGAGGCTTGAGCTATGTCTACagtcaaactgtatgtgacaaaatgtgtgtcaattagtttgatagtgtagacagagctacaGTATTTGATCTCAAGAAGACATGCAAGGCATGTATAGAGATGGAGTAGTTGAAGCTGAGGTTTTGTTCAACGTCTGTCATATGTTAGGATCGTTTCCATGTCATTTGTGTTGCGTCATAGTTGAAACTTGACTGTAGTCGTTACACAAATTTCAAAGATATAAACTAAGCTGGAGACACGTAGCAGCACCTAAGCTCAAACCAGCTCTATATTATACTTGTATGTAATATGTGGACATTATTACTGTACAATAACTACACAATATTGgattataaatgaaattgttactcctttaaacataaatatattaatttgtttttatttaagatGACAACGAATGCCTATCGGGCGCTGCAAATTGTCAACAAGATTGCACCAACACGTTGTTTTCATATAACTGTAGCTGTTACGAAGGCTTTGAATTGGACGCTGATGACAGCTCCTGTAAtggtaagaaaaaataaaaagtagttAAGATTTGATAGAGCATGGTAAGTTTACTAAAACCATTTTCTACATCATAAGAAATAAGAGATATAGTACTGGTGATGAATAGTGGCGATACATTGGGATAGCTAATATCGTAGTGAGTTTGTTGAAAAGgattatatatgtattataacttTATGGGTATGTATTGTATGCTagtaacataataaaatatacactTGTTTACGATTTGACTTAAACATAACATCTTTTAACTACTGGCTCGTTGTCCTAAATCACCGGACCATAAATGAGTTTCAGTCGATATGTAGATTTTCATAACCGGTACATTCGTGTCGTATTTAACAGTTGCTAAATTAACAGTGTTTGGTTTACAGATATAAATGAATGTACTCTGATGCTAGACAACTGTAGCCCCAACGCTACGTGTCTAAATACAAACGGATCGTACGTATGTTCTTGCGTCACTGGGTTTAATGGGGATGGAGTAACGTGCACTGGTAAGTACTATTGCATAAGCAATATCGATTTTAATCAGATAATTGTGTCTCCGTTAAATATTGTGGCGTGGGATCATAAACTTTACAGGTGTTATCGAAAAGTAATTTTGCATGGATGAAGAGGAGAAAAAATGTACGTGATGGATACGATTGGACGAAACCAGAGGCTTTGGAATTCGATCGCACTGGACTGGTCAAATAAACAGAGTCGTCGGCTAACGTGACGAAGAAAAGTCCAATCCGAACACTGGTTGTAAATCACTAAGGGTTAAATTACCAAGTCCAATGGTTACTTTTATGTGAATCATGGATACATCTTTgtaaaactatattaaaaaatgcGTAAAAATATCGAAGTGGTAACAATGGACAAAGTATCCAAAGAAAGTTGATAAAGTTATCGTATTCAAAAGTTTTAAAGATAGTCCAGTGCAAACAAGACTTAATGCTAATAtgtattttactttaatttcaGACACCAATGAATGTGGTTTAATTGACTACCCATGTGATACAAATGCAGTCTGCACCAACACATTTGGGTCATTTACGTGTCAGTGTATCGATGGCTTTAACGGCAACGGCACGTTCTGTGAAGGTAAAACGCAATGCCATAGGCCTAATACTATGCTTAGGCTACATTAGTATTATTCGCCAAATCAAGCAAAAATATTTGCTTTGCCAATATAGATCAGATATCAAACTGCTGCTATTTTACACAAATTAGATTAGTAATTATGTAATACTACCGATTGACAAAATGATGCTAGATAACTAGTTTCGACAGGAACCAGTCCTCCAAACAGTGGAAAACTGGGATTTTACAATTAAAGCAACATGTGCTAGGGGTAGAAAAAGTTTTGTGTGGATTTTATCATGATTTGAATGCAAATTAAGTGATCCTTGCGTGGCAATGGAAGACCAActtatttatttctataattaaacatattatatattagatATAAATGAATGCTCCACTTTGCTTAATAACTGCGATGAAAATGCTGATTGTGAAAACGCTGGAGGAACTTTTACGTGCACTTGCTTGCCTGGGTGGACCGGAAATGGAACCACTTGTGTGGACGTGAACGAATGCCAGACTGGAAGCCCATGTGGTGTACGTTCGATATGTACCAACACTATTGGAGGCTATAATTGTACATGTCCAAGTGGCTACACAGGAGATGGCATAAACTGTATAGGTTAGTTGTTAATTTGTAAAATAAGCTTACTCATTACCCACAATACCTATAAAAGACGAATTCGACGTCCACATGTTTCTTTAATAGTATAGAAAACACTATATCTAGATGCTAGTTACTAAATAACAAGTTATTGCATAACAAGTTACAAAATGCTAAATAAACAACCAAGGGTATATCTTCCACATAAAAGCAAATAAACCACGttcgtttttttaaataaaacatctggtttttagttgaattaattaattatttgtttgacTTATATCatattcaatcaatttatttctaatttacAGATATTAATGAGTGCATAAATGGAACCCATAACTGCACTGGAAATTCAGAGTGTCTAAATAGTAATGGTGGTTTTACGTGTCCCTGTATAGAAGGTTACATTCTTGAGGAAGAAATGTGTGTAGGTACGTAAGTAAGATAATGGAGGCATATATAAAACAGCAAATCAGTTTTTTGTGGTGTTAAAGTAAGAGAACCAAAATAGAGAACTTGCCAGCACCTGAAAttagatacaaaaataaattgcaaaacAACTGAAAATCATTCCTAATATATTAATGTGTGAggagattttaaaataaacactaATGTTTTTgaagagttttttttttcaataatctATAATTACTGTGGATTGTTCTTTTCGTAGAAATTGAAGCAACTACAAGGATGacgacagtagcagaatcgccAATTACTAATGCAGTAACAACTGAAAAACGTTCAACAGCTGGCGCAGTGACATCAACAGAAAACGAGGCACCCATCACTACTCCAGTATCTACGACTGAAAAACCGGTAACTGTCGCAGTTCCATCATCGACGACAAAACAGATAACCACTGCCGCCGGTCCATCAACAACAGAACAGACAACCACCGCCGCCGTTCCATCAACAACAGAACAGACAACCACCGCCGCTATTCCATCAACACCGCAACAGGTAACCACCGCCGCCGGTCCATCAACACCGCAACAGGCAACTACTGCCGCCGGTCCATCAACAACAAAACAGACAACCAGTGCCGCAGTTCCATCAACGGAAAAACAGGCTACAACTGTCACAACGGCAAGAACAGAAACAGAGGCGATCACTACAACAGTAGGAGGTACACTCATAATGTTtggaaatattttcttttagttAATGTATTAAATTGAAGATTGTTGACAGATACATAATTAAGACCCAAGACTTAAGACAACTTAACTTACAGGTTTCGATTTAGCttca
This is a stretch of genomic DNA from Antedon mediterranea chromosome 3, ecAntMedi1.1, whole genome shotgun sequence. It encodes these proteins:
- the LOC140044213 gene encoding mucin-like protein — protein: MDLLMLLMAALMRVYDTENSDMLRSASNRTRSFINDDSLLTDFEAKWLLLVTWDHVPQFPVESNIDNTATFQAALMTDGIYSFVIFNYEIGGMQWNPRILSEKNLVIGYGVGKSGEMNNVQLNSNFFPTEDSRYYPDIIGNTGLEGQWFYRLEDNNDLTINYRQYCTDWRKSEYEDLNRIQTCPCSIFQAFFDFRYGFSQRGLPGRLEAANNVGGQTFSDDLINDIENAVGTPFCFQPRFAWFGSTVRCCYRNDGSLIEGYGTDVFASSFVQKYQYIEGFFFDSTAYYNWFYSDLIPRYTCCEKSNDPYYCDLYTEVRPKATCTNYRPPFFGWMFGDPHMRTLDEFEYTFNGLGEFILATIDDDFFVLQGRMEIPKSDDESVQATAFTAFAAQENGTSKVQMTLNDNATDFDILINGSFYLNKTILNSGAYMPPNDPEIIISLPNTNSTGYRVQVTWSSGLSISVGLTSSVLDVVLSVPEEYKGKTKGLYGR
- the LOC140044214 gene encoding uncharacterized protein — its product is MILYPVIRTNFPPNITEVVAINPSSAVVNSNQLHATVGTSHIIRINAFDPNGDDIQYGLQDTVPGAGVDQDGIFTWIPENTNAVTLTFIVTDSKGSVAAFPIEVILCECLNDGVCDFERLVDGSDILNNQYAVAECDCLPAWSGTNCSEDFDACSGEPCYPGVVCTDEEAPSANGTCGDCPDGLIGTGFKCFDDNECLSGAANCQQDCTNTLFSYNCSCYEGFELDADDSSCNDINECTLMLDNCSPNATCLNTNGSYVCSCVTGFNGDGVTCTDTNECGLIDYPCDTNAVCTNTFGSFTCQCIDGFNGNGTFCEDINECSTLLNNCDENADCENAGGTFTCTCLPGWTGNGTTCVDVNECQTGSPCGVRSICTNTIGGYNCTCPSGYTGDGINCIDINECINGTHNCTGNSECLNSNGGFTCPCIEGYILEEEMCVEIEATTRMTTVAESPITNAVTTEKRSTAGAVTSTENEAPITTPVSTTEKPVTVAVPSSTTKQITTAAGPSTTEQTTTAAVPSTTEQTTTAAIPSTPQQVTTAAGPSTPQQATTAAGPSTTKQTTSAAVPSTEKQATTVTTARTETEAITTTVGGDTFNVQITITDFGSVEAVFTDSLRDTTSTLSVTYRNTICTSITSITSQSGEINSPPSTCTVERYSSGSIIADMLLTFPDSFTTAQTLQTELTSAIDTNDGVLPGTNFAVNVDDLSVELQLTCDGFCKNNGACDDSGQSLVCKCENGYDGETCQNETDNYLAVYIIIGLATLIGLVVVFALVVLFIIITKRRQIKDIDYFRSGMSPIYDNDSISSTSEQLHLYKNRLAYTARDYTNYRRGDDEVMRPYVVTGNELEYDRRRWLAEEDLF